The Deltaproteobacteria bacterium genome window below encodes:
- a CDS encoding helix-turn-helix transcriptional regulator, with product MASERSLRIWWSLLGVGAFVLLMTVDFVTEEERVSLGERLGDALEIALIVASATGVALLSGSFQRERREKDALAQDLQMARAEGAVWRERAQGYLLGLGQEIEKQFEEWQLTPSEREVGLLMLKGFSHGEIASLRGTTEATVRHQARAAYQKSGMPGRSAFCAYFLEDLLPAQDPAVPRGGA from the coding sequence ATGGCGAGCGAGAGATCGCTGCGGATCTGGTGGAGCCTGCTCGGCGTGGGGGCCTTCGTGCTCCTGATGACGGTCGACTTCGTGACCGAGGAGGAGCGCGTCTCGCTCGGCGAGCGCCTCGGCGACGCCCTGGAGATCGCGCTGATCGTGGCGTCCGCCACTGGCGTCGCGCTCTTGTCGGGAAGCTTCCAGCGCGAGCGCCGGGAGAAGGACGCGCTTGCGCAGGACCTCCAGATGGCACGCGCCGAGGGCGCGGTCTGGCGCGAGCGGGCCCAGGGCTACCTGCTCGGGCTCGGCCAGGAGATCGAGAAGCAGTTCGAGGAGTGGCAGCTCACGCCCTCCGAGCGCGAGGTGGGCCTGCTGATGCTCAAGGGCTTCTCCCACGGCGAGATCGCGAGCCTGCGCGGCACCACCGAGGCGACCGTCCGCCACCAGGCGCGCGCCGCGTACCAGAAGTCGGGCATGCCCGGTCGCAGCGCCTTCTGCGCGTACTTCCTGGAGGACCTGCTGCCCGCACAGGATCCCGCTGTGCCCCGAGGCGGCGCCTGA
- a CDS encoding MBL fold metallo-hydrolase, translating into MELRALARDVYACLQEDRGLGCSNSGLVARGGGLVVDTFWDLPHTRRLIETYAEVWTEPARRVVNTHHNGDHCWGNQLFAGAEIIGHRRCRERFAADGSPEGLEAVKGLAGKPGVDEALAELGRRLAGWDFRGIELTPPTTVLDERLELDLDGLAAHLLYVGPAHTAGDLIVHLPERGVLFAGDVLFRLCTPIGWEGSYAQWCEALDRIVALAPETIVPGHGPLCGVEGARELKAYLEYVLAESRRHFAAGLPALEAARKIELGPYAGWTEPERLYFNVARAYRELEGAAWDAPIDVGERFRGMMALARDGGDGGDR; encoded by the coding sequence ATGGAGCTTCGCGCGCTCGCCCGGGACGTCTATGCCTGTCTCCAGGAAGATCGTGGCCTGGGTTGCAGCAACTCCGGGCTGGTGGCTCGCGGTGGCGGCCTCGTGGTGGACACGTTCTGGGACCTGCCGCATACGCGCCGGCTGATCGAGACCTACGCGGAGGTCTGGACGGAGCCGGCGCGCCGGGTCGTGAACACGCACCACAACGGCGACCACTGCTGGGGCAACCAGCTCTTCGCCGGCGCCGAGATCATCGGCCACCGGCGCTGCCGCGAGCGCTTCGCGGCCGACGGCTCGCCCGAGGGCCTCGAGGCGGTGAAGGGCCTCGCGGGCAAGCCCGGCGTGGACGAGGCGCTCGCCGAGCTCGGACGGCGCCTCGCCGGCTGGGACTTCCGCGGCATCGAGCTCACCCCCCCCACCACCGTGCTCGACGAGCGGCTCGAGCTCGACCTCGACGGGCTGGCCGCCCACCTGCTCTACGTGGGGCCGGCCCACACGGCCGGCGACCTGATCGTGCACCTGCCGGAGCGCGGCGTGCTCTTCGCGGGCGACGTACTCTTCCGCCTGTGCACGCCCATCGGCTGGGAGGGAAGCTACGCCCAGTGGTGTGAGGCGCTCGACCGGATCGTCGCGCTCGCACCCGAGACGATCGTACCGGGCCACGGACCGCTCTGCGGCGTCGAGGGGGCACGCGAGCTCAAGGCCTACCTCGAGTACGTGCTGGCCGAGAGCCGGCGCCATTTCGCGGCGGGGCTCCCCGCCCTCGAGGCTGCGCGCAAGATCGAGCTCGGCCCCTACGCCGGCTGGACCGAGCCCGAGCGCCTGTACTTCAACGTGGCGCGTGCCTACCGCGAGCTCGAGGGGGCGGCCTGGGACGCGCCGATCGACGTCGGCGAGCGCTTCCGCGGCATGATGGCCCTCGCCCGTGACGGCGGCGACGGGGGCGATCGGTAG
- a CDS encoding GAF domain-containing sensor histidine kinase gives MNRNATLRFRRVTALLALGWALLALGFAVAERVVGREDLVPPLLVGGAASEPWRISAVSAEAAAAGVRPGDRLLAIDGLPVERALLEPGRLRPGATNRYRIRRARDEGILEVALPPVAPDRLVPAALAVVQVALPLIGLVYLLVGAVVWRLRPDRGETWALFLFCCAMGAQLLLPPRPRGSPWLLYWLNLPVVGAATFQLFTSYPSEPPWVVRQPWVRSLPFVLALPIGLLAASEGALGLRWQVGKPAALWFTIALSLASLLVAMSERRRLRETKAADRADVMLLGALVSFLPATLALLAEELLAAPFPWYLGLLSFFVFPVAVGYGIVRRQLFEIRVVAKSSAAYGAVTLAITGIYAFLIIFADAVVSRFSLDARSPGFSVAFLFGAILAFNPLRDRMQRLVNRLFDRDYALYRRAVREISEAMVSMLSTKEVVDRILVALTETMGVTRAVVLLQDEGRRRLVPVASRGEWEEEALGLSLPLGHPLCARLLARRDALARSDFDDEPDLELREHCRDVFDQLEVELVVPIPYGADLLGAIGVGHKFSGERLGAEDRQLLMTLANQSSIAIQNARAFGEIADLNATLEARVEERTRELHDAQSQLMQSEKMRSLGQLVAGVAHELNNPIGFVHANLQLLQEYSRRLVSAQRAGEDTSKIEAAIEKLLARSREGTERVTKIVQDLRTFSRMDHAALADVDLNEELDRTIALMEARLRDGIELVRDYAPLPRVRCYAGQLNQVFMNLLMNACDELDGKGRIRVRTRVRTGARKEPVGVRLEFHDDGPGIPPDVQARLFEPFFTTKPVGKGTGLGLSISYGIVERHGGRMLVGSAPGEGTTFVIELPLVARPLADGAGEAV, from the coding sequence ATGAACCGCAACGCGACCCTGCGCTTCCGGCGGGTCACGGCGCTGCTGGCCTTGGGCTGGGCGCTGCTGGCGCTGGGCTTCGCCGTCGCGGAGCGGGTCGTCGGCCGCGAGGACCTGGTCCCGCCGCTCCTCGTGGGGGGCGCCGCGAGCGAGCCGTGGCGCATCTCGGCGGTGAGCGCGGAGGCGGCGGCCGCCGGCGTGCGCCCCGGCGACCGGCTGCTCGCGATCGACGGCCTTCCCGTCGAGCGCGCGCTCCTCGAGCCCGGGCGCCTGCGCCCCGGAGCCACCAACCGCTATCGCATCCGCCGGGCGCGCGACGAGGGGATCCTCGAGGTGGCGCTCCCGCCGGTCGCCCCCGACCGGCTCGTGCCGGCCGCGCTCGCGGTGGTCCAGGTCGCGCTACCCCTGATCGGTCTCGTCTACCTGCTGGTCGGGGCGGTCGTCTGGCGCCTGCGGCCGGATCGCGGCGAGACCTGGGCGCTGTTCCTGTTCTGCTGCGCGATGGGCGCCCAGCTCCTGCTGCCCCCGCGGCCGCGGGGATCCCCCTGGCTCCTCTACTGGCTGAACCTGCCCGTCGTCGGGGCCGCCACCTTCCAGCTCTTCACGTCGTATCCCTCCGAGCCACCGTGGGTGGTGCGCCAGCCCTGGGTGCGGTCGCTGCCCTTCGTGCTGGCCCTCCCGATCGGTCTGCTCGCCGCCAGCGAGGGCGCGCTCGGCCTGCGCTGGCAGGTCGGCAAGCCGGCGGCGCTCTGGTTCACGATCGCGCTCTCGCTCGCCTCGCTGCTCGTCGCGATGAGCGAGCGGCGCCGGCTGCGCGAGACGAAGGCCGCCGACCGTGCCGACGTGATGCTGCTCGGCGCGCTGGTGAGCTTCCTGCCGGCGACGCTCGCGCTGCTGGCGGAGGAGCTCCTGGCCGCGCCCTTCCCCTGGTACCTGGGCCTGCTCTCCTTCTTCGTGTTCCCGGTGGCGGTGGGCTACGGGATCGTGCGGCGGCAGCTCTTCGAGATCCGGGTGGTGGCGAAGTCGAGCGCCGCCTACGGCGCCGTGACGCTCGCGATCACGGGCATCTACGCCTTCCTGATCATCTTCGCGGACGCGGTGGTGAGCCGCTTCAGCCTGGACGCGCGCTCGCCGGGGTTCTCGGTGGCGTTCCTCTTCGGGGCGATCCTCGCCTTCAACCCGCTGCGCGACCGCATGCAGCGGCTCGTGAACCGCCTCTTCGACCGCGACTACGCGCTCTACCGGCGCGCCGTCCGCGAGATCTCGGAGGCGATGGTCTCCATGCTCTCGACCAAGGAGGTGGTGGACCGCATCCTGGTGGCGCTCACCGAGACGATGGGCGTCACGCGCGCCGTGGTCCTGCTCCAGGACGAGGGGCGCCGCCGGCTGGTCCCGGTGGCCTCGCGCGGCGAGTGGGAGGAGGAGGCGCTCGGGCTCTCGCTCCCGCTCGGCCACCCGCTCTGCGCGCGCCTGCTCGCGCGGCGCGACGCGCTCGCGCGCAGCGACTTCGACGACGAGCCGGACCTCGAGCTGCGCGAGCACTGCCGCGACGTCTTCGACCAGCTCGAGGTCGAGCTGGTCGTACCGATCCCCTACGGGGCGGACCTGCTCGGTGCGATCGGGGTCGGCCACAAGTTCTCGGGCGAGCGGCTCGGCGCCGAGGATCGCCAGCTCCTGATGACGCTGGCCAACCAGAGCTCGATCGCGATCCAGAACGCGCGCGCCTTCGGCGAGATCGCCGACCTGAACGCCACGCTCGAGGCGCGCGTGGAGGAGCGCACGCGCGAGCTGCACGACGCGCAATCCCAGCTCATGCAAAGCGAGAAGATGCGTTCGCTGGGCCAGCTCGTGGCGGGCGTCGCCCACGAGCTCAACAACCCGATCGGCTTCGTGCACGCGAACCTCCAGCTCCTCCAGGAGTACAGCCGGCGGCTGGTGTCGGCGCAGCGCGCGGGCGAGGACACCTCGAAGATCGAGGCTGCGATCGAGAAGCTCCTGGCGCGCAGCCGCGAGGGCACCGAGCGGGTCACCAAGATCGTGCAGGACCTGCGCACCTTCTCGCGCATGGACCACGCCGCGCTCGCCGACGTGGACCTGAACGAGGAGCTCGACCGCACGATCGCGCTGATGGAGGCGCGCCTGCGCGACGGCATCGAGCTGGTGCGCGACTACGCGCCGCTGCCGCGCGTGCGCTGCTACGCCGGGCAGCTCAACCAGGTGTTCATGAACCTGCTCATGAACGCCTGCGACGAGCTCGACGGCAAGGGCCGGATCCGGGTCCGGACGCGGGTGCGCACCGGCGCGCGCAAGGAGCCCGTGGGCGTGCGCCTCGAGTTCCACGACGACGGCCCGGGCATCCCGCCCGACGTGCAGGCGCGGCTGTTCGAGCCCTTCTTCACCACCAAGCCGGTCGGCAAGGGGACGGGCCTCGGCCTGTCGATCTCCTACGGCATCGTCGAGCGCCATGGGGGGCGCATGCTGGTCGGCTCGGCGCCGGGGGAAGGGACGACCTTCGTGATCGAGCTGCCGCTGGTGGCCAGGCCGCTCGCCGACGGCGCGGGCGAAGCGGTTTGA
- a CDS encoding ATP-binding protein, with amino-acid sequence MSLPRPGLRFRRATVWLAFAWAALALFAFLRATLFHTGYTIPFQTSTSARVTITGASEEARAAGVRPGHRLETIDGLHYLRWGREGHWRDLRPGGANRYGLSTKQGRTFELDLHPVPAATGAAAFVPIYLASLAVGCTYLCVGLLVWLLRRDRYESWSFALFCAAMAAQMFLSFDTFRQTAGYQRNAMNFGLLGAATFQLFTTFPFEPSWIAQRRWLRRLPWVLALLAAPLVWLEGPGRIPYFTIQSIAFYFVCALGLACCGLLAWERKRRRRDENADRADVMLFGALVSFVPVLSLLLVDSVLDTGFPIYLALLWFVVFPVSVAYGIVRRELFDIRHLARSSVAYGAATLAITGVYAFLIAAADATLVKLHMDARSPRFTMLFVFFAILTFNPLRSRVQSVVDRVFDRDQGRYRQTVREISEAMVSMLSIKEIVERIVRALTEAMGVERSLVLLLAEDDRTLHPEAAGGSWPVELGAFALAMEHPVCKYLWMRREDVSRGDVDHEPDPRMREACLELFDRLDVVLLVPVLFGVDLLGVIAVGRKTSGERFGPDDRQLLLTLANQSSIAIENARAFDEIAKLNETLEARVEERTRELRDTQALLVQSEKMRTLGQLVAGVAHELNNPIGFVHANLKLLEEYVAKLVSIQEHGGDDTRVREAIAKLLSRSREGTQRVKQIVADLRSFSRMDQAELQEVDLNGEIEGTIKLMEPRAKCGIEVQRDFGELPRVRCHAGQLNQVFMNLLINACDAMGDQGRIRVRTRVLDAGHVRLEFADEGPGIPPEMRDRVFEPFFTTKPVGQGTGLGLSLSHGIIERHGGRIWVEAEPGAGSRFVIELPVGGIEVASPAA; translated from the coding sequence ATGAGCCTTCCCCGGCCCGGACTGCGCTTCCGGCGCGCCACCGTGTGGCTCGCCTTCGCCTGGGCGGCGCTGGCGCTCTTCGCCTTCCTGCGCGCCACGCTCTTCCACACCGGCTACACGATCCCCTTCCAGACCAGCACCTCGGCGCGCGTCACCATCACCGGCGCGAGCGAGGAGGCCCGGGCGGCGGGCGTCCGCCCCGGTCATCGCCTCGAGACGATCGACGGGCTCCACTACCTGCGCTGGGGCCGGGAGGGGCACTGGCGCGACCTGCGCCCCGGCGGCGCCAACCGCTACGGCCTGTCGACCAAGCAGGGCCGGACCTTCGAGCTGGATCTGCACCCCGTGCCCGCGGCCACCGGCGCGGCGGCGTTCGTCCCGATCTATCTCGCCTCGCTGGCCGTCGGATGTACCTATCTCTGCGTCGGACTCCTGGTCTGGCTGCTGCGCCGCGACCGCTACGAGTCCTGGTCCTTCGCGCTCTTCTGTGCCGCGATGGCTGCGCAGATGTTCCTGTCCTTCGACACCTTCCGGCAGACGGCCGGCTACCAGCGCAACGCGATGAACTTCGGGTTGCTCGGCGCCGCCACCTTCCAGCTCTTCACGACCTTCCCCTTCGAGCCGTCGTGGATCGCGCAGCGCCGGTGGCTGCGGCGACTGCCCTGGGTGCTGGCGCTGCTGGCGGCGCCGCTGGTCTGGCTCGAGGGGCCGGGCCGGATCCCCTACTTCACGATCCAGTCGATCGCCTTCTACTTCGTGTGCGCGCTGGGTCTCGCGTGCTGCGGCCTGCTGGCCTGGGAACGCAAGCGCCGCCGCCGCGACGAGAACGCCGACCGCGCCGACGTGATGCTCTTCGGCGCGCTGGTCTCGTTCGTGCCGGTGTTGAGCCTCCTGCTCGTGGACAGCGTGCTCGACACGGGCTTCCCGATCTACCTGGCGCTGCTCTGGTTCGTCGTGTTCCCGGTCTCGGTGGCCTACGGGATCGTGCGCCGGGAGCTCTTCGACATCCGGCACCTGGCGCGCTCCTCGGTGGCCTACGGCGCCGCCACCCTCGCGATCACCGGCGTCTACGCCTTCCTGATCGCCGCCGCCGACGCCACGCTCGTGAAGCTCCACATGGACGCGCGCTCGCCACGCTTCACGATGCTCTTCGTGTTCTTCGCGATCCTCACCTTCAATCCCCTGCGCAGCCGCGTGCAGAGCGTCGTCGACCGCGTCTTCGACCGCGACCAGGGGCGCTACCGCCAGACCGTGCGCGAGATCTCCGAGGCGATGGTCTCGATGCTGTCGATCAAGGAGATCGTCGAGCGGATCGTGCGCGCGCTCACCGAGGCGATGGGGGTCGAGCGCTCGCTGGTGCTGCTGCTCGCCGAAGACGACCGCACCCTGCACCCCGAGGCGGCCGGCGGGAGCTGGCCGGTCGAGCTGGGCGCGTTCGCGCTCGCGATGGAGCACCCGGTCTGCAAGTACCTCTGGATGCGCCGCGAGGACGTCTCGCGCGGCGACGTCGACCACGAGCCCGACCCGCGCATGCGCGAGGCGTGCCTCGAGCTCTTCGACCGGCTCGACGTCGTGCTGCTGGTGCCGGTGCTCTTCGGGGTGGACCTGCTCGGCGTGATCGCGGTGGGCCGCAAGACGTCGGGGGAGCGCTTCGGTCCCGACGACCGCCAGCTCCTCCTGACCCTCGCCAACCAGAGCTCGATCGCGATCGAGAACGCGCGCGCCTTCGACGAGATCGCGAAGCTCAACGAGACGCTCGAGGCGCGCGTCGAGGAGCGCACCCGCGAGCTGCGCGACACCCAGGCGCTGCTCGTGCAGAGCGAGAAGATGCGCACGCTCGGCCAGCTCGTGGCCGGCGTGGCGCACGAGCTCAACAACCCGATCGGCTTCGTCCACGCCAACCTGAAGCTGCTCGAGGAGTACGTGGCCAAGCTGGTATCGATCCAGGAGCACGGGGGCGACGACACGCGCGTGCGCGAGGCGATCGCCAAGCTGCTCTCGCGCAGCCGCGAGGGCACCCAACGGGTCAAGCAGATCGTGGCCGACCTGCGCAGCTTCTCGCGCATGGACCAGGCCGAGCTCCAGGAGGTCGATCTCAACGGCGAGATCGAGGGGACGATCAAGCTGATGGAGCCGCGTGCGAAGTGCGGCATCGAGGTGCAGCGCGATTTCGGCGAGCTGCCGCGCGTGCGCTGCCACGCCGGCCAGCTCAACCAGGTCTTCATGAACCTCCTGATCAACGCCTGCGACGCGATGGGCGACCAGGGCCGGATCCGCGTCCGCACCCGCGTCCTCGACGCCGGGCACGTGCGTCTCGAGTTCGCGGACGAAGGCCCCGGCATCCCGCCCGAGATGCGCGACCGCGTCTTCGAGCCCTTCTTCACCACCAAACCGGTCGGCCAGGGCACCGGCCTCGGGCTCTCGCTCTCGCACGGCATCATCGAGCGCCACGGCGGGCGGATCTGGGTGGAGGCGGAGCCGGGCGCGGGGAGCCGCTTCGTGATCGAGCTGCCGGTCGGCGGGATCGAGGTGGCGTCTCCGGCGGCGTAG
- a CDS encoding CoA transferase: MPGPMDGIRIVDASAILSGPLATMILADQGAEVIKVEPPGIGDLLRLAPFRRGDLGAFFVNSNRGKRSVVLDLRKPQAREVLLRLVADADVFVQNFRPGAVERLGIAEPDLRRVKPDLVYCSISGYGDGGPYHRRRVYDPILQGLSGHVAIQKNPDVPVPDLIRHVVVDKASAWAAAQAITAALFARARGAGGQHIRIAMLDASLAFLWPDGMMAHTMVGDGVAPGPTLYEIYRLTETADGHLVYFTASDSEFHGLFRALGRPELCDDPRFTLWERGKHAEVLGAILYEEFRKWPTREILARLVAEDVPAGPVSTLEEVLDDPQVRHNGSIVEIDHPHAGRIRQPVPPARFERTPSAIGRPAPRLGEHTDEVLAELGYDEAARGALRAEGAIG; the protein is encoded by the coding sequence ATGCCGGGGCCCATGGACGGAATCCGCATCGTGGACGCGTCGGCGATCCTCTCGGGTCCGCTGGCGACGATGATCCTGGCCGACCAGGGCGCCGAGGTGATCAAGGTCGAGCCGCCGGGGATCGGCGACCTCCTGCGGCTCGCCCCGTTCCGGCGCGGCGACCTCGGCGCCTTCTTCGTGAACAGCAACCGCGGCAAGCGCTCGGTGGTCCTCGACCTCCGCAAGCCGCAGGCGCGCGAGGTCCTGCTGCGGCTCGTCGCGGACGCCGACGTGTTCGTGCAGAACTTCCGGCCGGGCGCCGTCGAGCGGCTCGGCATCGCCGAGCCCGATCTGCGGCGCGTGAAGCCGGACCTCGTCTACTGCTCGATCAGCGGCTACGGCGACGGGGGGCCCTACCACCGGCGGCGCGTCTACGACCCGATCCTCCAGGGCCTCTCCGGCCACGTCGCGATCCAGAAGAACCCCGACGTGCCGGTCCCCGACCTGATCCGACACGTCGTGGTGGACAAGGCCTCGGCCTGGGCCGCGGCGCAGGCCATCACCGCCGCGCTCTTTGCGCGCGCACGCGGCGCCGGCGGCCAGCACATCCGCATCGCGATGCTCGACGCCTCGCTGGCCTTCCTGTGGCCGGACGGGATGATGGCCCACACGATGGTCGGCGACGGCGTCGCGCCCGGCCCCACGCTCTACGAGATCTACCGCCTCACCGAGACGGCCGACGGGCACCTCGTCTACTTCACGGCCTCCGACTCCGAGTTCCACGGCCTGTTCCGCGCGCTCGGCCGGCCGGAGCTCTGCGACGACCCGCGCTTCACGCTCTGGGAGCGCGGCAAGCACGCCGAGGTGCTGGGCGCCATCCTCTACGAGGAGTTCCGCAAGTGGCCGACGCGCGAGATCCTGGCGCGGCTGGTCGCCGAGGACGTGCCGGCCGGCCCGGTGAGCACGCTCGAGGAGGTGCTCGACGACCCCCAGGTGCGCCACAACGGCAGCATCGTCGAGATCGACCACCCCCACGCCGGCCGGATCCGCCAGCCGGTGCCGCCGGCGCGCTTCGAGCGCACGCCGTCGGCGATCGGCCGCCCCGCGCCGCGGCTCGGCGAGCACACCGACGAGGTGCTGGCGGAGCTCGGCTACGACGAGGCGGCGCGCGGCGCGCTGCGCGCGGAAGGCGCGATCGGCTGA
- a CDS encoding MBL fold metallo-hydrolase has product MTRPLRLSLLAATVLAAAPGCERVVERQIERNLTRVDESVLRSPDLQVVLCGTGSPLPDPARAAACTAVIAGGHFVLVDVGPGSWEVLDLANLPIGHVDAVLLTHFHSDHIGDLGEATTQSWIAGRAAPLEVFGPPGTARVVAGFGEAYAADVEARVAHHGERWMPRAAASAVARELPLPEGTAATPVFERDGLRVTMFAVDHEPVHPAVGYRFDFAGRSVVVSGDTRRSASLVANARGADLLVHEALNRAMVERAATVARRLGRERVAKLAGDIPGYHTSPVEAAEAAREAGVPHLVLTHLVPAPPNALLRRVFLAGVPDVYDGEVTLGEDGMRFSLPPR; this is encoded by the coding sequence ATGACCCGGCCGCTCCGGCTCTCCCTGCTCGCCGCCACCGTGCTCGCCGCGGCGCCCGGCTGCGAGCGCGTCGTCGAGCGCCAGATCGAGCGCAACCTCACGCGCGTGGACGAGTCGGTCCTCCGTTCGCCGGACCTCCAGGTGGTGCTCTGCGGAACCGGCTCGCCGCTGCCCGACCCGGCGCGGGCGGCCGCCTGCACGGCCGTGATCGCGGGCGGCCACTTCGTGCTCGTGGACGTCGGGCCGGGCTCGTGGGAGGTGCTCGACCTCGCGAACCTCCCGATCGGGCACGTCGACGCGGTCCTGCTCACGCACTTCCACTCCGACCACATCGGCGACCTCGGCGAGGCGACGACCCAGAGCTGGATCGCCGGGCGCGCCGCGCCGCTCGAGGTCTTCGGCCCGCCCGGGACGGCCCGCGTGGTGGCCGGCTTCGGCGAGGCCTACGCGGCCGACGTCGAGGCGCGCGTCGCCCACCACGGCGAGCGCTGGATGCCGCGCGCCGCTGCCAGCGCCGTGGCCCGCGAGCTCCCGCTGCCGGAGGGCACGGCCGCGACGCCGGTCTTCGAGCGCGACGGCCTGCGCGTCACGATGTTCGCCGTAGACCACGAGCCGGTCCACCCGGCGGTCGGCTACCGCTTCGACTTCGCCGGCCGCTCGGTCGTGGTCTCGGGCGACACGCGCAGGAGCGCGAGCCTCGTCGCCAACGCGCGGGGCGCGGACCTGCTCGTACACGAAGCCCTGAACCGCGCGATGGTCGAGCGCGCGGCCACGGTGGCGCGCCGGCTCGGCCGCGAGCGGGTGGCGAAGCTCGCCGGCGACATCCCCGGCTACCACACGAGCCCCGTCGAGGCCGCCGAGGCCGCCCGCGAGGCCGGCGTCCCGCACCTGGTGCTGACCCACCTGGTGCCGGCGCCGCCGAACGCGCTCCTGCGCCGGGTCTTCCTTGCCGGGGTCCCGGACGTCTACGACGGCGAGGTGACGCTCGGCGAGGACGGGATGCGCTTCTCGCTGCCGCCGCGCTGA
- a CDS encoding LLM class F420-dependent oxidoreductase → MPSLRLGLTAGYSGASMQINRDLILEAERLGFWSVWSAEAYGSDAVSPLAYIAAFTTKIQLGTAIMQMPARTPAMTAMTAMTLDAMSGGRFILGLGPSGPQVVEGWHGVAYGKPLTRTREYVQIIRKILAREVPLEWKGEHYEIPYHGPGASGLGKPLKSILHGRKDLPIYTASIGPAGIACSAEVADGLIPVWMNPERWDLLAPHLEKGFQKAGGGKSLAHFDVAPFVTCIVGDDLDRCRMPVKGMLALYIGGMGARGKNFYNDYAKRLGYEQAAVEIQDLYLAGKKAEAMAKVPDALVDSIALLGPKERIRDRLEAWKASPVKTLLVGAGQPEALRTLAELAL, encoded by the coding sequence ATGCCCTCCCTCCGCCTGGGTCTCACCGCCGGCTACTCCGGTGCCTCGATGCAGATCAACCGCGACCTGATCCTCGAGGCCGAGCGCCTCGGCTTCTGGTCGGTGTGGAGCGCCGAGGCCTACGGCTCCGACGCCGTCTCGCCGCTCGCCTACATCGCCGCCTTCACGACGAAGATCCAGCTCGGCACCGCGATCATGCAGATGCCGGCCCGCACCCCGGCGATGACCGCGATGACCGCGATGACCCTCGACGCCATGTCGGGCGGGCGCTTCATCCTGGGCCTCGGGCCGTCGGGACCGCAGGTCGTCGAGGGCTGGCACGGGGTCGCCTACGGCAAGCCCCTCACCCGCACCCGCGAGTACGTCCAGATCATCCGCAAGATCCTGGCCCGCGAGGTGCCGCTCGAGTGGAAGGGCGAGCACTACGAGATCCCCTACCACGGGCCGGGCGCGAGCGGGCTCGGCAAGCCGCTGAAGAGCATCCTGCACGGGCGCAAGGACCTGCCGATCTACACCGCCTCGATCGGGCCGGCCGGGATCGCGTGCAGCGCCGAGGTCGCCGACGGGCTGATCCCCGTCTGGATGAACCCGGAGCGCTGGGACCTGCTGGCGCCACACCTCGAGAAGGGCTTCCAGAAGGCGGGCGGCGGCAAGTCGCTCGCCCACTTCGACGTCGCGCCCTTCGTCACCTGCATCGTCGGCGACGATCTCGATCGCTGCCGCATGCCGGTGAAGGGCATGCTCGCGCTCTACATCGGCGGCATGGGCGCACGCGGCAAGAACTTCTACAACGACTACGCCAAGCGCCTCGGCTACGAGCAGGCCGCCGTCGAGATCCAGGACCTCTATCTCGCGGGCAAGAAGGCCGAGGCGATGGCGAAGGTGCCGGATGCGCTGGTCGACTCGATCGCGCTGCTCGGCCCGAAGGAGCGCATCCGCGACCGCCTCGAAGCGTGGAAGGCCTCGCCCGTGAAGACGCTGCTGGTCGGCGCCGGCCAGCCCGAGGCGCTGCGCACGCTGGCGGAGCTGGCCCTCTAG